From a single Deltaproteobacteria bacterium genomic region:
- a CDS encoding coproporphyrinogen III oxidase produces the protein EYKAWCDRYFHIKHRGETRGVGGIFFDNLKDKPAEQCLAFSEACAASIVPAYIPLVERRKDMPFTEAQKDWQQLRRGRYVEFNLVYDRGTTFGLRTAGRIESILMSLPLTARWEYCNEPETGSEEDKLLSVLRTPREWV, from the coding sequence GAATACAAAGCTTGGTGCGACCGATACTTTCACATCAAGCACCGGGGCGAGACGCGCGGTGTTGGCGGAATCTTCTTTGACAACCTCAAAGATAAGCCCGCTGAGCAATGTTTAGCGTTTAGCGAGGCCTGTGCCGCATCGATTGTGCCCGCTTATATTCCGCTGGTTGAACGGCGAAAAGATATGCCGTTTACCGAGGCTCAAAAAGATTGGCAGCAGCTGCGCCGCGGGCGCTACGTTGAGTTTAATCTTGTGTACGACAGAGGCACGACTTTCGGGCTGCGCACCGCTGGGCGTATCGAGAGTATTTTGATGAGCCTCCCGCTAACGGCGCGCTGGGAATACTGCAACGAGCCTGAAACTGGCAGCGAAGAAGATAAGCTTCTAAGTGTTTTGCGCACTCCGCGTGAATGGGTTTGA